The Desulfovibrio sp. G11 region ATATCTGCTGGTACAGCCGTCAGAGTTATTTTAGCGCATTCAACTTTGAAAAAGTGTACATGCACTAACGCTGCCCGCGAATGCAGTATGCCGCAACACAGCGTTGATTCTGCCGAAAGTACAATTTTGGGCAGAAGGTAACTTTAACATATGAAGCATTTCAACGTTAATCTGCTCTGGAATGAAATGTCTTTAAAAGTCTTTTGAAAATACTCGAAACCGCACTTCAACTACTTCAAATACGGTTACAGTAAACATTTTCCAAAAAATTTTCCATGGCGTCATCAGCCTGCCTGATATAATCCTGCAGGGGAAATTCTGCCCCACACCCGGGGCAACGCATAAAAACTTCATGACACGTGCGAACGATGTGCAATTTGTCCGGACAGTTGGGACAGGCGATGGTAGTTTCGGCATCGCGGGAAGCAAAAAAAGACATGATATCTCACGAGGTAAAATATTGCTGTAAGGTGAGCCTGCAAACACACGCACCACGCCTGACGTAAAAACGGGCGTGTGGCGTAGCGCGGTGCCGCTGCCGGGCTGTTTAACCATCCCCGACTGCATGTTGTCAAATCCGCCCCGGTCCAGTGTGCACACCGCGTCCCGGATCAGGCCGCCCTGCCAACCTGACCTGCCGGCTAGGGCCAGAGCACAAATAAGGTTCAAAATCTTATACAGCTTCAAGACGCTAGACAGCCATGACGCCAAAGCGTCGCGTCATGTTGCGTACTGGCCGTTAACGATAGCTACCGGCCAAGGCCGCAGCAGACCACGCGAAGGGTATTTTGCCCCACCAGCATCCGAAACAAGCCGGAGGGCCATGTCCACGCTCCCGATGCGTGGTATGCCTGCGGCTGAACGGCCTGCCCACAGCTTTGCCGCAGCGGGACTTGCCGTATAGTACGACTTTGCAGTATCATTAGAGAAGTGACAACTTCCCTTAAACTTTTATCAGGAGGCCGTGACATGCAACGGCGCGCATACCTTCCTCTTGTTTGTATCCTTGTGGGCGGCCTGCTTTTTTCGGGTTG contains the following coding sequences:
- a CDS encoding dual CXXC motif small (seleno)protein — protein: MSFFASRDAETTIACPNCPDKLHIVRTCHEVFMRCPGCGAEFPLQDYIRQADDAMENFLENVYCNRI